In one Podarcis muralis chromosome 7, rPodMur119.hap1.1, whole genome shotgun sequence genomic region, the following are encoded:
- the LOC114603509 gene encoding uncharacterized protein LOC114603509 isoform X2 — protein sequence MKFQVAAAFLGLCLLSLRSTQAAPANGGSFDGNNVGSGSFNNNGNDYEGLGGNAHSFDGNNAGSGSFNNNGNEFWVYGGNGGSFDGNNAGSGSFNNNGNQFWAYGGNSGSFDNNNAGDNSFNNNGNNNDDPIVWY from the exons ATGAAGTTCCAGGTTGCAGCTGCTTTCCTCGGCCTCTGCCTGCTGTCTCTGCGCAGCACCCAAGCTGCACCTGCG AATGGAGGCAGCTTTGATGGCAACAATGTAGGATCTGGCAGCTTCAACAACAATGGA AACGATTATGAGGGATTAGGAGGA AATGCACACAGCTTTGATGGCAACAACGCAGGATCTGGCAGCTTCAACAACAATGGA AACGAGTTTTGGGTGTATGGAGGA AATGGAGGCAGCTTTGATGGCAACAACGCAGGATCTGGCAGCTTCAACAACAACGGA AACCAGTTTTGGGCATATGGAGGA AACAGTGGAAGTTTTGATAACAACAATGCTGGTGACAACAGCTTCAACAACAATGGA aataataatgatgacccCATTGTTTGG tATTAG
- the LOC114603509 gene encoding uncharacterized protein LOC114603509 isoform X1, whose amino-acid sequence MKFQVAAAFLGLCLLSLRSTQAAPANGGSFDGNNVGSGSFNNNGNDYEGLGGNAHSFDGNNAGSGSFNNNGNEFWVYGGNGGSFDGNNAGSGSFNNNGNQLGGNGGNAGSFDGNSVGSDSFNNNGNQFWAYGGNSGSFDNNNAGDNSFNNNGNNNDDPIVWY is encoded by the exons ATGAAGTTCCAGGTTGCAGCTGCTTTCCTCGGCCTCTGCCTGCTGTCTCTGCGCAGCACCCAAGCTGCACCTGCG AATGGAGGCAGCTTTGATGGCAACAATGTAGGATCTGGCAGCTTCAACAACAATGGA AACGATTATGAGGGATTAGGAGGA AATGCACACAGCTTTGATGGCAACAACGCAGGATCTGGCAGCTTCAACAACAATGGA AACGAGTTTTGGGTGTATGGAGGA AATGGAGGCAGCTTTGATGGCAACAACGCAGGATCTGGCAGCTTCAACAACAACGGA AACCAGTTGGGGGGGAATGGAGGA AATGCAGGCAGCTTTGATGGCAACAGCGTAGGGTCTGACAGCTTCAACAACAATGGA AACCAGTTTTGGGCATATGGAGGA AACAGTGGAAGTTTTGATAACAACAATGCTGGTGACAACAGCTTCAACAACAATGGA aataataatgatgacccCATTGTTTGG tATTAG